Proteins encoded in a region of the Planococcus shixiaomingii genome:
- a CDS encoding alpha/beta fold hydrolase: protein MTFLTNTVTQEVVQTENFATYLNRSGEQHTETILFLHGSGPGVTAFANWRRALEEVGENYHCLAPDLYGFGKSSHPEEPLKNRQQWMDQWINQTIELLDHLKLKKVHVVGNSLGCSIALELLLEFPERFNQVVLMGPGGTPNTKLSFELARAKGFYDNPSKKKLKQIMGWFVYDEKEMQPVIDSILDVRFDTAMQSEVRRSNDSIFATAAVPVPVVALNRIENEVLLVHGLNDKVCSVDSSYYLVQHLKNAQLHVFGQCGHWAQLEKKDSFHALIQSFFSKKI, encoded by the coding sequence ATGACTTTTTTGACAAACACGGTAACACAGGAAGTTGTTCAGACGGAGAATTTCGCTACATATTTAAACCGCTCAGGCGAACAGCATACAGAAACCATTTTGTTTTTGCACGGTTCAGGGCCGGGAGTTACTGCATTTGCCAATTGGCGGAGAGCGCTCGAAGAAGTTGGTGAGAATTATCACTGTTTGGCACCGGATCTATACGGTTTCGGAAAAAGCAGCCATCCGGAAGAGCCGCTGAAAAACCGCCAGCAATGGATGGATCAGTGGATCAACCAAACCATTGAACTGCTAGATCATTTGAAACTTAAAAAAGTGCATGTGGTTGGCAATTCGTTAGGGTGTTCGATTGCTCTTGAGTTATTGCTTGAATTTCCGGAGCGTTTTAATCAAGTGGTGCTGATGGGGCCAGGAGGCACACCGAATACGAAGTTAAGTTTTGAACTGGCACGGGCAAAAGGATTTTATGACAATCCTAGCAAAAAGAAATTAAAACAAATCATGGGCTGGTTCGTCTATGACGAAAAAGAGATGCAGCCGGTAATCGACAGCATTCTGGATGTCCGCTTTGACACAGCCATGCAGTCAGAAGTGCGGCGCTCTAACGATTCGATTTTTGCTACAGCCGCTGTGCCTGTACCAGTGGTGGCATTGAACCGCATCGAGAACGAAGTGCTTTTAGTTCACGGTTTGAACGACAAAGTCTGTTCGGTTGATTCGAGCTATTATTTGGTCCAGCACTTGAAAAATGCGCAGCTGCATGTGTTCGGCCAATGTGGACACTGGGCACAGCTTGAAAAGAAAGACAGTTTCCATGCACTCATCCAATCATTTTTTAGTAAGAAAATATAA
- a CDS encoding VOC family protein: protein MKPEIAKLGYISLVSADLEKSLVFFKDVIGLEETEEKDGVHYLRAWGDFQHHTLSIEQGERGYVKHIGWRTKKKEDVQGFQNLFEEEGVAVKNVEAWSIPGIGESIEFQVPSGHTFQLYYDVERPPVDEHRRSVLKNQTYKSWAKGVSPRRLDHVNLHTSADSTLTYAFMENIVGFKMREFLANDAGDVLAGWMSVTQLVHDVALVSRPETPTKARLHHISYWLDDSQDILRAADILREHNFDFVGPGKHAISQALYLYVTDPGSGCRVELFTGSYLIFEPDWEPIRWHESERAFGNTYWGDSIDKKELIKETIEA from the coding sequence TTGAAGCCGGAAATTGCAAAGCTTGGCTATATTTCATTAGTATCGGCAGATTTGGAAAAGTCGCTGGTGTTTTTTAAAGACGTGATCGGTTTAGAAGAAACGGAAGAAAAAGACGGCGTCCATTACTTGCGGGCTTGGGGAGATTTTCAGCACCATACGCTGTCTATTGAACAAGGCGAACGCGGGTATGTGAAGCATATTGGCTGGCGCACAAAGAAAAAAGAGGACGTTCAGGGCTTTCAAAATCTTTTTGAAGAAGAAGGCGTCGCAGTCAAAAATGTTGAAGCTTGGTCAATTCCAGGAATCGGGGAATCAATCGAGTTTCAGGTGCCGAGCGGCCATACGTTTCAGCTTTACTATGATGTTGAACGGCCGCCGGTGGACGAGCATCGCCGCTCAGTCCTTAAAAATCAAACGTATAAATCATGGGCAAAAGGGGTTTCGCCGCGCCGATTGGATCATGTCAATCTCCATACTTCAGCGGATTCAACCCTTACTTATGCCTTCATGGAAAATATAGTGGGCTTCAAAATGCGCGAGTTCTTAGCGAATGATGCGGGAGATGTCCTGGCAGGCTGGATGAGTGTTACGCAATTGGTGCATGACGTGGCACTTGTATCACGTCCAGAGACGCCGACAAAAGCGCGGCTGCACCATATCTCGTATTGGCTGGATGATTCGCAGGATATTCTGCGTGCGGCTGATATTCTCCGTGAACACAATTTTGATTTTGTGGGACCCGGAAAGCATGCCATTTCCCAAGCCTTGTATTTGTATGTGACCGATCCAGGCAGCGGCTGCCGGGTGGAGCTGTTCACAGGGAGCTATTTGATATTCGAACCGGACTGGGAGCCGATCCGGTGGCACGAGAGCGAGCGCGCTTTCGGTAATACGTATTGGGGAGACAGCATCGACAAAAAAGAATTAATCAAAGAGACGATTGAAGCCTAA
- a CDS encoding acyl-CoA dehydrogenase family protein, whose translation MNPVIQQESKVDVVAAAKSLIPSLRERAKETEETRRIPEATIKELKDLGLFKMLRPKRYGGQEQNMRTYSEAIVEISKGCGSTGWIVALCAIRELMVAESFSEKTHEEIFGQDENNVLFAGVYEPRKCIAKKVDGGYLIEEGFWMFCSGSLHATWGYFGMPIINEEGKMVDQILMTLPFSEMEIMDDWHVMGLKGTGSNSVKMTNVFIPEHRCTSFVKALDGDFESAHLRDIPLYHTALFPALILSLGLPGVGMLKSAMEFFKQGLPNRRAAHMGVEFVKDAASTHAIIAEAELKIETAEIFFFKVADDLDASAEAKEYMGRHARVKTLADIGYANQLLKEAMDLLMSASGSGFAYNGHPMQRILLDFLVLHSHRSLSPIITKENFGRVLSGLESNAVRY comes from the coding sequence ATGAATCCTGTAATCCAACAAGAAAGCAAAGTAGACGTAGTAGCAGCGGCTAAATCGCTGATACCGTCTTTAAGAGAACGTGCAAAAGAAACTGAAGAAACTCGCCGCATTCCAGAAGCTACGATAAAAGAATTAAAAGACTTAGGTCTATTTAAAATGCTGCGGCCAAAACGGTACGGTGGGCAAGAACAAAACATGCGCACTTACAGCGAGGCGATTGTCGAAATTTCGAAAGGCTGCGGCTCAACGGGCTGGATCGTGGCTTTATGTGCGATCCGTGAATTGATGGTGGCCGAATCATTCAGTGAGAAAACGCATGAAGAAATTTTTGGACAAGATGAAAACAATGTCCTTTTTGCAGGGGTTTATGAACCACGCAAATGCATCGCCAAAAAAGTCGATGGCGGATATTTGATCGAAGAAGGTTTCTGGATGTTCTGTTCGGGATCGCTCCATGCAACATGGGGATATTTCGGAATGCCGATCATAAACGAAGAAGGCAAAATGGTTGACCAAATATTAATGACACTGCCGTTCAGCGAAATGGAAATCATGGATGACTGGCATGTAATGGGCTTGAAAGGAACCGGCAGCAACAGTGTGAAAATGACCAACGTCTTTATTCCGGAGCATCGCTGCACGTCGTTTGTCAAAGCGCTCGATGGCGATTTTGAATCCGCACATTTGCGCGATATTCCGCTTTATCACACTGCTCTTTTCCCGGCATTGATCTTGTCTCTTGGGTTGCCTGGGGTGGGCATGCTCAAGTCGGCGATGGAGTTCTTCAAGCAAGGTTTGCCGAACCGCCGCGCCGCTCATATGGGCGTTGAATTTGTGAAAGATGCGGCAAGTACGCATGCCATCATCGCAGAAGCGGAACTGAAAATTGAAACAGCGGAAATTTTCTTCTTTAAAGTGGCGGATGATCTGGATGCCAGCGCAGAAGCGAAAGAGTACATGGGACGCCATGCCCGCGTTAAAACTTTAGCCGATATCGGCTATGCCAATCAATTGCTGAAAGAAGCGATGGATTTATTGATGTCAGCAAGCGGTTCCGGGTTTGCTTATAACGGACACCCGATGCAGCGAATTTTGCTGGACTTTTTGGTTTTGCACTCGCACCGTTCGTTATCGCCAATCATTACAAAAGAAAACTTCGGTCGGGTATTGTCAGGACTTGAATCAAATGCGGTTCGGTATTAA
- a CDS encoding V4R domain-containing protein: protein MRKLETFDHSEDKKISTTSATFGLLRKELIENLGVRRAKSFLLRYGWNLGKAHAKDVLKGGGTVEQMLEKAGALHYETGQISGLVSERHVHLDEHGEVVSISASGEWLDSFEVAEHVKNHGISDSPVCHTLTGFGSGFTSTITGRSIYIREVECRGKGDASCKFEMRLEEDWDDAEMKEEIQLYQESRFIDELNYTYEQLLEQKNFIEKASTFHDTLTSRLSDGDSIEEMIGTIYDTLNIPVSIEDLNFHPRVYRGIDEIQYNTFSEDFLNSINKTKSGKILYSSYDKTFVVQGKSHKRLVTPIIVQKKPIGYITFFYLDKDAEAEKETMFIQRAATSAALFFLNEKTSLEAVENIKAYFFEQLLLKQYSSIPSIVYRGYYMGIDLKEPFFIASLKCTSEHLDASKVELLDQIIHSITRYLEMQSYKILITEYEGSIVMLLPKVDRLNYMLDNILKHLSHEHRHLSFQVGMSSQHETIETIEEGLEESRVALRLNKGDKIASFEEVSIIGSLINSKNMLTIRRIAKKELNPILELKEHKRDELLNTLYVFLLNGGNLQQSISDLSLSMSGLMYRISRIEKLLNKELRNPAVAYELLLMLDALRILGDIDV, encoded by the coding sequence ATGAGAAAGCTGGAAACATTTGATCACAGTGAAGATAAAAAAATCTCGACGACTTCTGCCACTTTCGGGTTGTTAAGAAAAGAACTGATTGAGAACCTGGGAGTTCGGCGCGCAAAGTCGTTTTTGCTGCGTTATGGGTGGAATCTAGGGAAAGCCCATGCGAAAGATGTGTTAAAAGGCGGCGGTACGGTAGAACAAATGCTGGAGAAAGCCGGAGCGCTGCATTATGAAACTGGCCAAATTTCCGGTCTGGTATCCGAACGCCATGTACACCTCGATGAACACGGAGAAGTAGTAAGCATTTCTGCAAGCGGAGAATGGCTGGATTCTTTCGAAGTGGCCGAACATGTGAAAAACCATGGTATTTCCGACAGTCCAGTGTGCCATACTTTGACTGGTTTTGGAAGCGGTTTCACATCTACGATTACTGGCCGAAGCATCTACATCCGGGAAGTGGAATGCCGAGGAAAAGGCGACGCCTCGTGTAAGTTTGAAATGCGGTTGGAAGAGGACTGGGACGATGCGGAAATGAAAGAAGAAATCCAGTTGTACCAGGAAAGCCGGTTTATCGATGAACTTAATTATACGTATGAGCAATTGCTGGAACAAAAGAACTTTATCGAAAAGGCATCCACTTTCCATGACACGCTAACTTCCAGACTATCCGACGGCGACTCGATTGAAGAAATGATCGGCACCATCTATGACACTTTGAACATTCCGGTATCCATTGAAGATTTGAACTTTCATCCGAGAGTGTATCGGGGAATCGACGAAATCCAATACAACACATTCAGCGAAGATTTTCTGAACTCCATCAACAAAACCAAAAGCGGGAAAATCCTTTATTCGTCTTATGACAAGACTTTTGTTGTTCAGGGGAAATCCCATAAGCGGCTTGTAACGCCGATCATCGTCCAGAAAAAGCCGATTGGCTATATCACGTTTTTCTATTTGGACAAAGATGCGGAAGCGGAAAAAGAAACAATGTTTATCCAGCGTGCCGCAACTTCAGCAGCGCTCTTCTTTTTGAATGAAAAAACCAGCCTAGAAGCGGTGGAAAACATCAAAGCGTATTTCTTCGAACAGTTGCTGTTGAAGCAGTATTCTTCGATTCCAAGCATTGTCTACCGCGGGTATTATATGGGCATCGACTTGAAAGAGCCTTTTTTCATCGCAAGCTTAAAATGCACATCCGAACATTTGGACGCTTCAAAAGTGGAACTCCTTGACCAAATCATCCATTCCATCACGCGGTATTTGGAAATGCAGAGCTATAAAATCTTGATTACCGAATACGAAGGTTCGATTGTCATGCTGTTGCCGAAAGTGGACCGGCTCAACTATATGCTGGATAATATTCTGAAGCATTTAAGCCATGAACACCGGCACCTTTCCTTTCAAGTCGGCATGAGCAGCCAACATGAAACCATTGAAACCATTGAGGAAGGGCTTGAGGAATCGAGAGTAGCGCTGCGCTTGAACAAAGGAGATAAAATCGCTTCTTTTGAAGAAGTGAGCATTATCGGTTCTTTGATCAATTCAAAAAATATGCTGACAATCCGGCGCATCGCAAAAAAGGAACTGAACCCGATTTTGGAACTGAAAGAACATAAGCGAGACGAACTTCTGAATACACTGTACGTGTTCTTATTAAACGGTGGGAACTTGCAGCAATCGATCAGTGATTTGTCTCTGTCGATGAGTGGGTTAATGTACCGCATTTCGCGGATTGAGAAATTGCTAAACAAAGAACTGCGAAATCCTGCGGTTGCTTATGAGCTACTGCTGATGTTGGATGCATTGAGGATTCTTGGAGATATTGACGTATAG
- a CDS encoding aspartate/glutamate racemase family protein, translating to MRIWHQSLTSIETVPAYRDAVINHIQKVARLDVEVVLHGMANETYPSEYPGHFITYAYLQNLHKEQFIRNALIAESAGYDCMFIGTIPDVGLLEARTLVDIPVIGYGQASFHIASMLGDRIGIVNFLEPLADQLRQNAERYGLGNKLGPIVQTTVGFYDVLAGFENPQPVIDSFIASAEKAIALGADVIVPGEGPLNVFLAAHGISRIGDVPVVDSFAAGIKMCESLTDLKINSGVTITRKGYFNAKPPEDAVKKLRAFYNLKSDIHAGLDYGLSVKAGVNI from the coding sequence TTGAGAATATGGCATCAAAGTTTGACGTCTATTGAAACGGTGCCGGCTTATCGGGATGCGGTCATCAATCACATCCAGAAAGTGGCGCGGCTGGACGTGGAAGTCGTGCTCCACGGCATGGCCAATGAAACGTATCCAAGCGAATATCCAGGCCATTTTATCACGTATGCCTATTTGCAGAACTTGCATAAAGAGCAATTTATCCGCAACGCGTTGATTGCGGAAAGTGCAGGTTACGACTGCATGTTCATCGGCACAATTCCGGACGTCGGCTTGCTCGAAGCACGGACATTGGTCGATATTCCGGTAATTGGCTATGGCCAGGCTTCTTTTCATATAGCTTCTATGCTTGGAGATCGCATCGGCATCGTAAACTTCTTGGAGCCGCTTGCGGATCAATTGCGCCAAAATGCCGAACGGTACGGCCTCGGCAATAAACTGGGCCCAATCGTTCAAACTACTGTTGGTTTTTACGATGTGCTGGCGGGCTTTGAAAATCCTCAGCCGGTCATTGACAGTTTTATCGCGAGTGCGGAAAAAGCAATCGCTCTTGGCGCAGACGTCATCGTACCCGGCGAAGGCCCGCTGAACGTCTTTTTAGCAGCACATGGAATTTCCAGAATTGGCGATGTGCCGGTAGTGGACTCTTTTGCAGCAGGGATTAAGATGTGCGAAAGCTTAACCGATTTAAAAATAAACTCAGGTGTTACAATTACCCGCAAAGGCTATTTCAATGCAAAACCGCCGGAAGATGCAGTTAAAAAACTGCGCGCTTTCTATAATCTGAAAAGCGATATTCATGCCGGTCTGGATTACGGACTATCTGTAAAAGCGGGCGTCAACATCTAA
- a CDS encoding FAD-dependent oxidoreductase produces the protein MQGTYNLIIVGAGMAGLCAAAEAAAQGVAVLVLEKEADFGGSSLLSGRYMAFAGTDLQQKEGIDDQSQFLVEDMLAVGEGKNEVELVEAYGDHQLETYEWLLSKGVQFHKVQAVSGHSVPRGHTITPKQAITALYEAAAASGTVTFKTGATVKRLRKDEAERVSQVVFEYGGKLETATAENGVLLTSGGFSKSEELLENFAPQLVGAIRIGGKGNVGDGIKLASEQGAWLRDFPYLKGTYGFHPTADGPRKSQALAFYKGAIIINKFAERFVNESISYKLIGTEALVQPEKITYQIWDQTIMNEGVTGDALYDFEKLLSLGLIEKANSLETLAVIIQVPLETLKTTVDHYNDDIQSGSDSKFGRTTLTHHFGTPTPIENAPFYAMRTTVAMLATYAGVSVDKSARVLNAFNEPIAGLYAAGEIAGGFHGAGYMTGSSLGKAAIFGRIAVQAALEKQVVL, from the coding sequence ATGCAAGGGACTTATAATTTGATCATTGTCGGTGCTGGAATGGCGGGCTTGTGTGCGGCGGCGGAAGCGGCTGCACAAGGCGTAGCTGTCCTGGTGCTGGAAAAAGAAGCGGATTTTGGTGGAAGTTCTTTGCTCAGTGGTCGCTACATGGCGTTTGCCGGAACCGACCTGCAACAAAAAGAAGGCATTGACGACCAATCTCAATTTCTGGTCGAGGATATGCTCGCTGTCGGCGAAGGAAAGAACGAAGTGGAACTGGTGGAAGCTTATGGCGATCACCAGCTTGAGACTTATGAATGGCTCCTTTCTAAAGGAGTTCAATTCCACAAAGTTCAGGCAGTTAGCGGCCACAGCGTTCCAAGGGGCCATACCATCACGCCAAAGCAAGCCATAACGGCGCTATATGAAGCGGCCGCTGCATCCGGGACTGTAACGTTCAAAACCGGGGCAACCGTCAAGCGTCTGCGAAAAGACGAAGCGGAAAGGGTATCACAAGTGGTTTTTGAGTATGGCGGCAAACTGGAAACTGCGACCGCTGAAAACGGCGTACTGCTCACTTCTGGCGGCTTTTCAAAAAGTGAAGAATTGCTGGAAAATTTCGCCCCTCAGTTAGTCGGTGCCATTCGCATCGGCGGCAAAGGGAATGTCGGAGACGGCATCAAACTGGCCAGCGAGCAAGGCGCTTGGCTGCGTGATTTCCCTTATTTAAAAGGAACTTACGGATTTCACCCAACGGCGGACGGCCCAAGAAAATCGCAGGCTTTGGCGTTTTATAAAGGTGCAATTATCATCAATAAATTCGCGGAGCGTTTCGTCAACGAGTCGATCTCTTATAAGTTGATCGGCACAGAAGCGCTGGTGCAGCCGGAGAAAATCACTTATCAGATTTGGGATCAGACAATTATGAATGAAGGTGTGACCGGCGACGCTCTTTACGACTTTGAAAAGCTGCTTTCTTTAGGGTTGATAGAAAAAGCAAATTCTTTGGAAACACTGGCAGTCATTATTCAAGTTCCTCTGGAAACGTTGAAAACTACGGTAGACCATTACAATGACGATATCCAAAGCGGCAGCGATTCCAAATTCGGTCGCACCACGTTGACGCATCATTTTGGCACACCAACGCCGATTGAAAATGCGCCGTTTTACGCGATGCGGACTACAGTGGCGATGCTTGCGACTTATGCGGGCGTCAGTGTCGACAAATCTGCCCGGGTCTTGAATGCGTTCAATGAACCGATCGCAGGCTTGTATGCTGCTGGGGAAATCGCCGGCGGCTTTCACGGTGCGGGATACATGACAGGAAGTTCACTTGGCAAGGCAGCTATTTTTGGCAGAATAGCCGTTCAAGCCGCATTAGAAAAACAAGTTGTTCTTTAG
- a CDS encoding GlcG/HbpS family heme-binding protein, translating into MTISEFITAIESKNISLALANKLLEAAVEKGKEMGIPFSIAIVDRVGNLKAFSAMDNAPVLSLEIAQNKAFSAATYNRATHEWYDRLKDDPPLLHGLVHTERLVIFGGGYPIKINDELIGGIGVSGGHYSHDMQVCEAALEVLGELTSKVV; encoded by the coding sequence ATGACAATTAGCGAATTCATCACAGCAATCGAGTCGAAAAACATTAGCCTGGCATTAGCCAACAAATTACTGGAAGCTGCAGTCGAAAAAGGAAAAGAAATGGGCATCCCGTTCAGCATTGCAATCGTCGACCGTGTCGGGAACTTGAAAGCCTTCTCGGCAATGGACAACGCACCTGTATTGAGTCTTGAAATTGCGCAGAACAAAGCCTTCTCTGCAGCAACGTACAACCGGGCAACTCATGAATGGTACGACCGCTTGAAGGACGATCCACCGTTATTGCACGGCTTGGTCCACACCGAACGCCTGGTAATTTTCGGCGGCGGCTACCCAATTAAAATCAACGATGAATTGATTGGCGGCATCGGGGTAAGCGGCGGCCATTATTCACATGATATGCAAGTATGCGAAGCGGCTTTAGAAGTATTGGGTGAATTGACTTCAAAGGTTGTGTAA
- a CDS encoding SDR family NAD(P)-dependent oxidoreductase, which produces MLTGKVAFVTGGGRGIGRETSLLLASYGANVAVCARSEEECNEVVQAIEQQYGLEAIAVICDVGDERAVDGAIEQVKQRFGKIDILINNAGVMSMKPFTELSVEEWKRVHDINVHAPFYLCKAVVPEMIVRREGVIINISSIWGTKGGPNRSAYISSKHAIIGFSKALGEELKPYGVRVNAVCPGPVDTQMMAVLGAGVNKSSWLQPIDIAHVIVDLCLPKMVAVTAASIEAFGSGQPVGVTQQ; this is translated from the coding sequence TTGCTGACCGGAAAAGTGGCATTCGTTACTGGAGGCGGCCGGGGAATTGGCCGCGAAACAAGCTTGCTTTTGGCTTCCTACGGAGCAAACGTTGCAGTATGTGCCCGAAGCGAAGAAGAATGCAACGAAGTCGTTCAAGCGATTGAACAACAATATGGTTTAGAAGCAATTGCCGTCATTTGCGATGTCGGAGATGAAAGAGCAGTCGACGGAGCTATCGAACAAGTAAAACAGCGCTTCGGGAAAATCGATATTTTGATCAATAATGCCGGAGTCATGAGCATGAAGCCATTCACGGAACTGTCGGTTGAAGAATGGAAACGGGTCCATGATATTAATGTCCATGCGCCGTTTTATTTATGCAAGGCCGTCGTTCCGGAAATGATCGTAAGAAGAGAAGGCGTCATCATCAACATTTCGTCGATATGGGGCACGAAAGGCGGGCCAAACCGCAGTGCCTATATTTCCTCTAAGCACGCCATCATCGGTTTTTCAAAAGCACTAGGCGAAGAATTGAAGCCGTACGGGGTCCGGGTCAACGCCGTTTGTCCGGGGCCGGTCGATACGCAAATGATGGCGGTGCTCGGAGCCGGAGTCAACAAATCCAGCTGGCTTCAGCCGATCGATATCGCACACGTGATCGTGGATCTATGTTTGCCGAAAATGGTCGCCGTTACAGCAGCATCGATTGAAGCATTCGGGTCAGGACAGCCTGTCGGAGTTACACAACAATAA
- a CDS encoding FAD-binding protein: protein MTREVDYDIAIIGCGAAGTAAALAAAEKAKEENKNIRIAIIERADFNNRGGNTRWTAAYMRMENIDQPAPNFKEDMLAFSDNYSDRAYIETLYDQAGPTLRWVESKGVGFDYLPTMFLTASKPRLLPVGGGRAIIDTLSLRARALNVEIIYEATAWNLGLNDDGAVESLKIRVKGGDSITLNVDSVILAAGGFQGSQEMMAQYIGRDAHKIAPVAEGGYYNKGEAIRMAQHLGAKGAGQWDSFHAEPVDPRSKREEAGVMTYPYAILVNQCGERFTDEGEATIDEQYEAVARKIFYDQPGHIAYMITDQKLYDIPNYEEALQTEQPPVVSDTIEGLAEQLNINPENLKKTVEDFNQAVQPGQFLWNRKDGKQAIGIEPPKSNWAIPIDQGPFIAYPIVCCNVFTNGGIATDVHGRVVSNDDEPIPGLYAAGEMTGLYYGKYPGGTSVLRSLVFGKRAGEHAVHYVASTEKTYS from the coding sequence ATGACAAGAGAAGTGGATTACGATATCGCCATAATTGGCTGCGGAGCTGCTGGAACAGCGGCGGCTTTGGCAGCGGCGGAAAAAGCGAAAGAAGAAAACAAAAATATCAGAATCGCCATCATTGAACGAGCTGATTTCAATAACCGAGGCGGCAATACCAGGTGGACAGCCGCTTATATGCGAATGGAAAACATCGATCAGCCCGCCCCGAACTTTAAAGAAGACATGCTGGCTTTTTCGGACAACTATTCGGACCGTGCTTACATCGAAACGTTGTATGACCAAGCTGGCCCTACGCTACGCTGGGTTGAATCGAAAGGTGTCGGATTCGATTATTTGCCTACGATGTTCTTGACGGCTTCCAAACCGCGCCTGTTGCCGGTCGGCGGTGGACGAGCCATCATCGATACGCTGTCGCTCCGGGCACGGGCGCTGAATGTCGAAATTATATATGAAGCGACTGCTTGGAACTTAGGGCTAAATGATGATGGTGCTGTAGAAAGTTTGAAGATACGCGTCAAAGGCGGAGACAGCATCACGTTGAACGTCGATTCCGTTATTTTAGCGGCTGGCGGTTTCCAAGGCAGCCAGGAAATGATGGCTCAGTATATCGGCCGCGATGCCCATAAGATTGCCCCGGTTGCCGAAGGCGGCTATTACAACAAAGGCGAAGCGATCCGCATGGCTCAGCATTTAGGAGCGAAAGGAGCGGGCCAATGGGATTCGTTCCACGCTGAACCGGTTGATCCGCGCAGTAAACGCGAAGAAGCGGGCGTCATGACCTATCCATACGCCATTCTGGTGAATCAATGCGGCGAACGTTTCACCGATGAAGGCGAAGCGACGATCGATGAGCAGTATGAAGCGGTGGCGCGTAAAATCTTCTACGACCAGCCCGGCCACATTGCTTATATGATTACGGATCAGAAACTCTACGATATCCCGAATTACGAGGAAGCATTGCAAACAGAACAGCCGCCGGTTGTGTCAGATACCATTGAAGGCCTGGCCGAACAGCTGAACATCAACCCGGAAAACTTGAAAAAAACGGTGGAAGATTTCAACCAAGCCGTGCAGCCAGGTCAATTTCTGTGGAACCGAAAAGACGGCAAGCAGGCCATCGGCATTGAACCGCCAAAATCGAACTGGGCGATCCCGATTGACCAAGGGCCATTTATCGCGTATCCGATCGTTTGTTGCAACGTTTTCACCAACGGCGGAATCGCTACCGACGTCCATGGCCGTGTCGTTTCGAATGACGATGAGCCGATTCCAGGGTTATACGCAGCCGGCGAAATGACTGGTTTGTATTACGGCAAATATCCGGGTGGCACTTCTGTGTTGCGCAGTCTGGTGTTCGGGAAACGTGCAGGCGAACATGCTGTTCACTATGTCGCGTCAACCGAGAAAACGTATTCCTAA
- a CDS encoding isocitrate lyase/PEP mutase family protein: MSKNKQFKALLQQPNAFILPGAYDGMTARLIEESGFPAIYATGAGISNAQLGWADVGLTAVTEIADVVSRMSDVTNVPIVVDGDTGFGNALNLMRTVKQLERAGASAIQFEDQVAPKKCGHFGGKQVISKEEMVYKIKAAVDTRKDDDLSIIARTDALAIYGMGEALERANAYKEAGADVIFVEAPTTIEQLMEITANVPDIPHIINMVEGGSTPLVSLEEAEEMGFQIMLCANTVLRSAIKGIQESLRVLKQERSQQNIHHLICTWEERQELFKLGQIKQWEKEYLEFDVAEGAPKR; the protein is encoded by the coding sequence ATGTCTAAGAACAAGCAATTCAAAGCGCTGCTTCAGCAGCCGAATGCCTTTATTCTGCCGGGGGCTTATGATGGCATGACGGCACGCCTTATTGAAGAATCAGGTTTTCCTGCTATCTACGCAACTGGTGCTGGAATCTCCAATGCTCAGTTAGGCTGGGCAGATGTGGGGTTGACGGCCGTCACGGAAATTGCGGACGTGGTCAGCCGTATGTCGGATGTGACAAATGTGCCGATCGTTGTCGATGGAGATACCGGATTCGGCAACGCCCTCAATTTGATGCGCACCGTCAAACAGCTCGAACGGGCTGGTGCTTCTGCCATCCAGTTTGAAGATCAGGTGGCACCGAAAAAATGCGGCCATTTTGGCGGCAAGCAAGTTATCTCCAAAGAAGAGATGGTCTACAAAATCAAAGCGGCGGTGGATACACGGAAAGACGATGACCTCTCAATCATCGCGCGCACTGACGCACTGGCCATATACGGAATGGGCGAAGCACTTGAACGCGCAAATGCCTATAAAGAAGCCGGCGCTGATGTGATTTTTGTGGAGGCCCCAACAACGATTGAACAGCTGATGGAAATTACCGCAAATGTTCCAGACATTCCACATATCATCAATATGGTGGAAGGCGGCAGCACTCCGCTTGTATCGCTGGAGGAAGCGGAGGAAATGGGTTTTCAAATTATGCTGTGCGCCAATACGGTGCTGCGCTCTGCCATTAAAGGAATTCAGGAAAGCCTGCGCGTCTTGAAGCAGGAGCGCTCGCAGCAAAACATTCATCACCTGATTTGTACTTGGGAAGAAAGGCAAGAACTGTTCAAGTTGGGGCAAATCAAGCAATGGGAGAAAGAATACCTGGAGTTTGATGTGGCAGAGGGGGCGCCGAAACGATGA